The sequence below is a genomic window from Streptomyces sudanensis.
CGGGCGCCCGCGTATGCTCTGGCGCGAAGACTTCCGCCGTCCCCCGAAAGAGACAGCAGAGTGAACTACAGGGTCCAGCCCACCGCCCAGGTCGACGAGACCGCCGAGATCGGGGCCGGGAGCAGCGTCTGGGAGCTCGCGCAGATCCGGGAGAACGCCCGCCTCGGGGAGGGCTGCGTCGTCGGGCGCGGCGCGTACGTCGGCAGCGGGGTCAGGATCGGCGACAACGTCAAGCTGCAGAACTACGCGCTCGTCTACGAGCCCGCCGAGCTGGGCGACGGCGTGTTCGTCGGTCCCGCCGTGGTGCTCACCAACGACCACAACCCGCGTTCCGTCGATCCCGAGGGCAAGCTGAAGCGGGGCGGCGACTGGGAGGCCGTCGGCGTCAAGGTCGGCGAGGGCGCCTCGCTGGGCGCGCGGTCCGTGTGCGTGGCGCCGGTGCGCGTCGGGCGCTGGGCGATGGTCGCCGCGGGTGCCGTCGTCACGCGGGACGTGCCGGACTTCGCGCTCGTCGTGGGTGTCCCGGCGCGGCGGATCGGCTGGGTCGGCAGGTCCGGTGTCCGGCTCGTCGAGCGGGCCGGCGAGGAGGGCGTGTGGGAGTGCCCGCAGACCGGCGCCCTGTACCGGGAGAAGGACGGCGTCCTCACCGAGGACGGGCGCTGACGGCGCCCCGGCCGCGTGCCGGGAGGGGGCACCGCCTTCGGTAGGGTGGTGCCGCCGCGCTGTATCTCCGTACCGAACCCCGTGGGGACTCTTCCGCCGCACGGGTGCGCGGCGTGCAGGTGAAAGGGCGAAGGGATCCAGATGAACAGCCACGTGCTCTATCTCGCGCTTGGCACATACCGAGTACGGGCGACACGCGAGCAGGTGAAGGAGCTCGCCTCCTCGGGGTCCCGGGTCTCCCTGGTCGTGCTGGACGCCCCCGAGTGGCGTGAGGCGCTGGAGGAGCTGGGCCGACTGGACGGTGTGAGCGTACTGCGCGTCACCCCGGACAAGAACGGCACGGCCTGGGGCTCCGCCAAGAGGCTGGCCGCCGCCAGGTCGGGGCCGTTCGCCACGGCCGACACGGTGATCGCGGGCGACGCGCAGGCGCTGCCCGTGGCGTGGATCGCCAAGCGCCGCCGGCCGGGCGTCGCGCTGATGCTGGAGCCGTACGGCGCGGGCCGCGTCGTGGAGCCGGCCGACCTGGCCGTCCTCACCCCGTGGTACCCGTCGCCGAACAACCCGTACGCCGGATCGTTCGTGCAGGCGGCGACGGCCGCCGTCGCGGGGAACTACGACCGCGTCACCGTCTTCCACACCGAGGACTGGTCCGGCCGCGGGTCCGCCGCGCTCAGCGACGCCATCCGGGTGACCACCGACCGCCTGCGGGAACGCAACGCCCTCGGTCACGTCGTGGACACCGACGAGGCGACCGTCGTGCGCGTCCCCGTGCCGATCACCTCCCGCAAGAACTACGCCCCCTGGGTCGAGGCGCAGGTCAAGGCGCTGCGCAGCGCCCTGCCCGGCGGGCGGATCGAGGCGCCGGTCGTCCACGCCCACACCGGCATCTACGGCGGTGTCCTGGCCACCCGGCTGGCCCGCCCCGACGCCCGCGTCGTGGTCACCGAGCACGCCTCGTTCCTGGAGCGGGTCTTCGCGCAGGCCCCCGCGGCGGACCTCTACGAGCAGGTGCTGGAGCGCGCCGACGCCTTCCTGTGCGTCAGCGCCGCACTGCGCGAGCAGGTCCTGAGGCGCTTCCCGCAGTACGCGGACAAGGTGGGCGTCGTGCCCAACCCGGTCTCCCTGGACCGCTTCACGCCGGGCCCGGAGCGCTCCCCGGAGCTGCTGCGCTGGCTGTACCTCGGCCGGCTCGTCGAGCCGAAGGGCGTCAAGGAGCTGCTGGAGGCGTTCGCGCTGGTCGCCGCGGAGGAGCCGCGCGCCACCCTCACGATGGTCGGGCACGGCACCGCCGAGGAGGAGCTGCGCGCACGCGGCGCCGAACTGGGCCTCGGGGAGCGCTTCCGCATACTCCCGCCGGTCGCCCCGGAGGCCGTGGGCCCGCTGATGCACGGGTACGACCTGCTCGTGCACGCCAGCAGGCGGGAGACCTTCGGGATGACGATCGTCGAGGCGATCGCGTCCGGCCTCCCCGTGCTCACGACCCGCAGCGGCGGCCCCCAGGAGACGCTGAGGGGCATCGAGACGCTGGCCGGTGCGCTCATGGACGTCAGCGACGACCCGCGGGTCATCGTCGACGCGTACCGGGAGCTGCGCGACCGCGCCGGCGCCCTGGACCTGCCGGCGGCCCGCGAGGTGCTGGAGAGCCGGATCGGCTGCGAGGCGGTCGGCAAGCGGCTCGTCGAGGTGTACGGGGGCGCGATGCCCCCCGTGCCGGACCCCGAGCCGGAGACCGAGCCGGAGGCCGTGGACGGGGCGGGCGCCGAGGCGGCCGGGGACGCCGAGCCCGCCGGGACGCAGGCGCCCGCCGAGGTCGAGCCCGCCGGATCCGCCGAGCCCGCCGGGTCCGCGCCCGCTGTCCGTCCGGACGAGCCGGTCGGGCGGGCCGTCGTCCTGGCGCTGCCCCCGGCCAAGCCGCGGCGGATCGTCGACTTCGCCAACCACCTCGTCGGGAAGGGCGTCGAGGTCACCCTCGTCACCGCCCAGTCGCCGGCCCTGTGGGAGGGGCTGCGCCTCGACCCGGACGTGCCCGTCGTCAGCATCCAGGACGCCGAGAAGAAGCTGCACATCCCGCGCGCCGAGCGGTTCCTCGTCTACCGCGCGCCCCGCGCCGTGCTGCGGCGGGCACGGCGGCTCGCCGCGAAGAACCGCGAGGCGATCGGCCCGGAGCTGGCCGTCGCGACCGTGCAGCGGGCCCACACGAAGGTCGCCAACGCCTTCCACAAGAAGGTCTTCAACCGGGGCTACCGGGAGGTCAGGCCGCAGCTGTTCGCCCGCATCGCCAAGCAGCGGGTGCTTCCGGAGCTGCGTCTGGACATGGTGGACACCGTGTTCGTCAGCGACATCAACTCCACGGTGACGGGCTGGAAGTGGGCCAAGTCCCACCCGCACCTGAAGGTGACGGCGAGCCTGGACCGCACCGCGTACGACCCGGAGTGACGGCCCGCTGAGCGGGACACGAGGAGAGGCCCCGCCCGGGGGACTTGGGTTCTATCGGTCCTCGCAACACCCGTGATCTGTGGGAGTTGCGAGGACCGTGGGTGTTGAACGTGATCTTGTGGGGTTGCGGGAGCGTTTCCTCGTGCGGCTGGATGCTGTGGGGAACGTGACGGTGGTGGCGCGTGAGCTGGGGGTGAACCGGAACACCGCTTTCGGCTGGGCCCGGAGGGCGGGACACCGTTCGCAGCGCCTGCCGCGTCGGCATCCTCGGCGGGACGAGTACGAGCGACTGCGCGCCACGGGCACCTCGCAGTCCGAGGCCGCCCGGCGCGTCGGGGTGAACGAGCGCACGGCCAGGGACTGGGACTGGGGCGTCAAGAAGACCGCAACGACCAGGACGTATGTCGACGGCCGCCGTGTCGACTACGCGACGGGGACCGCCACGATGTGCGGTGTGACCACAGCATCAGTGGGTCTGACGGCCCTGGACAAGCAGTTGCATCCCCGGTTCTTGACTCTGGCCGAGCGCGAGCAGATCCGTGATCTACGTGCGGCAGGCCACTCGCTGCGGGCGATCGGACGCGCCCTGGGCCGGCCGGCCAGCACCATCAAGCGGGAGATCGACGCGAACGCCGGCCGCGAGGGCTACCAGCCCTACGCCGCCCACCGGGCCGCCGCAGCGCGCAGGCCCCGGCCCAAGGACCGCAAACTGCTGCGCGAGGGACGGCTGCGCCGCTTCGTCCAGGACGCACTGCGCAAGAGGTGGTCGCCGGAGCAGATCTGCCACGCTCTGAGGATGGAGCATCCCGACGACGAGAGCATGCGGGTGAGCGTGGAGACGGTCTACCAGGCGCTGTATTTCCAGGCCCGCGGCGGCCTGAAGCGGGAAGTGCAGGCCGCGATCCGTTCCGGCCGCACCCGCCGCAAACCNNNNNNNNNNNACNCNNNGNNNNNNNNNNNNNNNNNNNNNNNNNNNNNNNNNNNNNNNNNNNNNNNNNNNNNNNNNNNNNNNNNNNNNGACCGGGCCGTGCCCGGACATTNGGAAGGCGACCTGATCATCGGTGCGGGCGGGCGCTCCGCGATCGCCACCCTGGTCGAGCGCAGCACCCGGTACACCATGCTGGTCCACCTGCCGGGCGGCGCTCACGATGCCCAGACCGTCCGCGACGGCCTCGTCGCCACGATCCAGACCCTGCCCGACCACCTGCGCGGCTCCCTCACCTGGGACCAGGGCAGCGAGATGGCACGCCACAAGCAGTTCACCATGGCCACCGGCATGCCCGTCTACTTCTGCGACCCGGCCTCACCCTGGCAACGCGGCTCCAACGAGAACACCAACGGGCTGCTGCGGCAGTACTTCCCCAAGGGCACCGACCTGAGCCCGCACACCCCCGAAGACCTCGAACACGTCGCCCAGGAACTCAACGGCCGCCCACGCAAGACGCTCGACTGGGATACCCCAGCCGAGCGTCTACGTGATCTACTCACCACCTGAAACCAAGCGGTGTTGCGACGACCCCTTGAACCCAAGGGAACCGGTGCGGGGCCTCTTCCGTGCGGTACGGGGCGTCAGCGGCCTTCGACGATCTTCCGCAGCCGCTGCTCGAACGGGATGAGCGTCGCCTCACGCGTGTACGTGTCGGCGTGCCGGCGCGCCTCCGCGCGCTGCTCCGGGGTCAGGTCGCGGGCCGCCTTGCCCGCGGCGACCATCGACGCCGCCAGCTCCTCGACGTCGAGGCTGTTGGCGTTGAACCACAGCGGGTAGCCGTCGAGGACGTCCTGCGCGGCGATGCCGGGCTGGTGCACGGAGACGATCGGGTGCCCGAAGGCCATGTACTCGAAGATCTTGCCGGAGGTGACGTACCTGCCGCCGCCCGCGAGGAAGACCAGGACGTCGGCCTCCTCGTAGACCCTGCCGACCTCGGTCTTGGAGACCGGCCCGCAGTAGCGCAGGCCGGTGTCCTCCACGCCCTCGGGGCGGGGGCCGTCCTGGAGGCCGAGGCGGGCCTTCAGCGTGCCGGGGCTGTTCTTGAAGAAGCCGAGGTGGCCGTGTATCTGCAGTTCGGCGCCGGCCAGGTCCGGATGGCGACGGGCGATCTTGAACGCCTCGGCCATCTCCTCCACCGGCTGCTTCGCGGTGAGCGTGCCGAGGTAGGTGAACTTCAGCGGTGCGCGCCGCTGCCCGGCGGCCTCCTCGGCGGGCCGCTCGTCCGCCGGTTCCCCGGTGGTCTCCGGCAGCACGTCGGCGTCCCAGCCGTTGGGGACGACCATCATGCGGTCGGCGACCTCCGGGTAGCGCTCGGCGTGCCAGCCGCGCAGCGCCTCGTTGACGAAGACGGCCGCCGACGCCTTGTCGAGCATGCGCTTCTCCCACGCCCAGGCGATGTGCCCCTCGGGGAAGGCCGGCTCGTCGTGGAAGAGGTCCAGCGTCCACGAGTCGCGGTAGTCCATGACGTACGGGACGCCGGTCAGCTTGTTGAACAGCCAGGCGGCGCCGAAGGAGGCGAACGGGTTGCCGGTGGCGACGACCACGTCGAAACGCTGCTTGGCGTGCAGCTTCAGCGCCCGCGTCACGGACGCCCACGCCCAGGACGAGTACCGCTCGGGGAACAGCTTCGTCTGGCTGAGCTGGTAGACGCGCTTGGCCATCAGCGGGAAGCTGCGGCGCAGCCAGCTGTAGTCGCGCAGGTCGTGCTGCCAGGTGTACTGGTTGAGCGACGGCCGCTCCACGCGGATGCGCGGGTCGACGGTCTTCGACAGCTCCTCGTCGACGGAGCCGATCACGTCGTAGAGGAAGTCGAGCGGGGCGGCGCAGACCGTGACGTCCCAGCCCTTCTCCACCAGGTGGTTGGCGGTCGCCCGGGCGCGGTAGACGCCGCTCGCCCGCGACGGGGGGAAGTAGAACGCCAGGTAGAGCACACGGGGGCGCCGTTCGCTACGGTTCTTCATCAGTCTTCCTCGGTTGGTTCAGCGAGCGGCTGGAGGCGGGGTCGTCCGGGCGACGATCGGCGGCACGACGGAGTCGACGCTGTAGGCCAGGCGCGGGGTGCCCAGGCCCTCGCTCTCCCAGGCGTCCATCAGCTCGGCGGCGGTGCGCGTGGACAGGGCGTCGGCGACGACGACGAGGTCGGGGCCGCCCTGCGGACCGAAGCAGCGGCGCAGGACCATCCGGGCCGTGGCCGTCGGCCACACCCTGCGGTGCAGCGGCGCGAACACACGGCGGTGGACGCGGCCGGCGACCCGCTTCTCGTACGCCTTGAGGGCCTTCTTGGCCTTCGCGTTCAGGGGGCCGCGGCCGACCGCCCCGACGACGCGGCGGGGGGCCTGGTAGAGCACCGCCCGTTCGAGCCGCTGCGGCAGGTGCCTGGCCTCCAGCTCGTCGAGCGTCGTCAACCGCACGCCGCGGGCGAGCTTCTCGGCCGCCCAGGGCTGCTTCTGGCCGGTCAGGACGACCGCCCGGCCACCGGCCGCGACGACCGCGGCGGACTCTTCGACCACGGCCCGCCTGCGCGAGGCGCCGAGGGCCAGGAACAGTACCTGCATGTCACTCCATCACGGGGAGTCGGGGAACCAGAGTCGGTAGTGCGCCTGGGCCACGGCCTCGTAGCCGTAGTCGGCGGCAAGCTTCGCCTGGGCGCGTTCGAGGTCCAGTCCGCCGGCGAGGAAGCGGGCGCGCAGGCGCCGGTAGCCCTCGCTGATCGACTCCGCGTTCTCCTCCACGTCGATGAGTTCGCCCGCGGCGTCCTCGATGCCGGCGAGGGTCTTCTCGGGTCCGCCGCAGCGGGTGACCAGGACCGGCATGCCGGCGGCGATGCCCTCGACGATGGTCATGCCGAACGTCTCGTACCGGCTGGGGTGGACCAGCAGGTCGTGGCCGCGCATCAGCTCCAGCGCCTGCTCGTGCGGGATGGAGCCGGGCAGCTTCACGGCACCGCTCAGGCCGAGCTCGGCGACGCGTTCGGTGAGCGGGGCGCGCAGCGGGCCCTCGCCGACGAGGGTGAGGGTGAGCGACGGGTCCTCCGCGTGGCACTGGGCGAACGCCTCGACCAGCCAGGTGACGCCCTTGAGTTCGGTCACGCTGCCCAGGTACAGCCAGCTGCGCAGGTCCTTCACCGGCTCGGGGCGCGGGTCGTCGAAGGAGATCGGGTTGGGGATGCGCAGGATCCTGTCGGCGTGGTGCGGGAACCGGCGCTCCAGCACCTCGGTGACCTTGTCGCCGACGACGAGGAAACCGGTGACGCCGTGCAGCAGCTCGTCGTACAGCTCGACCGCCTCCGGGTCCTGGAAGACCCGCTCCAGGAAGGAGGCGTGCTCGGTGACGAAGACCTTCGCGCCGGGACGGGCGTTCTTCAGGGCGGCCCAGCCGCTGGGCAGGCCGACGTGGGCGTGGACGACGTCCGCGTCGATGGGCTTGCCGCCCAGGAGGTTGCGGAGCTGGCGCTCGTGGTTGCGGGACTGGGCGCCGTAGTCCTGTCCGCGCGGGGTGGTGACGGGGAAGGAGATCAGCTCGGCGCCGCCGGCGGTGGGGACGCGGTGCGCGGCCCGGGCCATCACCTTGGCGTTGGCCTTCTCGACCGCCCTCGTCGCCGCCGCGTCCATGGGGGCCACCCACGGGTCGCAGTGGTAGACGGTGAAGCTGTCGCAGCCGGGCGCGGTGGCCGCCACCATGGCCTGGACGAAGGATCCCCGGAAAGGCAGCTCCCGTGTCGGATACCACGGCGTGACCACGGCTGCATCCCTCGATGCTGCCTGCTTCATGTCGACTTCCTTACGAGATTGCGCGGCGACGCGCCACTTTATCACCGGCCGCCGTCCCGGCCGGGTGGCCGGGACGGCCCGCACCCCGGCCGCGGGGACGGGGTGCGGGGAGGTCCCGAGGAGCGCGACGGGCCGTGCGCGGCCGGCCTCCCGGCGCCCGCTCGCTTCCGTCTCCGGGGTGCTGCGGGCGGACGCGTCAGCCGTCGTTGCGGACGGCGCTCTGCCATTCCTCGAGGATGCGGACGACGTTGTGCGCGGCGCGCCCGTCGCCGTACGGGGTGCCCTTGTCGGCGGTGGGCGCGGCACGGGTGACCGTGGCGGCCCACTCGCCGGCGGGCAGCGTGTGCGGGTCGGGGACGAGGACGTTCCAGCCCGTGTCGACGGTCTCCACCCACTCCGTCTCCGGGCGGATGGTGGTGGTGACGCGCTCCAGCAGGAACGCCTCCTTCTGCAGGCCGCCGGAGTCGGTGACGACGCCCGCGGAGGCCAGCACGGCGGCGACGAGGCCGGCGTACGGCAGGGGGCGGCCGACGTGGACGGAGCCCTTCGCCAGGTCCAGGCCGTGCTGCCGGGCGCGGGCGACC
It includes:
- a CDS encoding acyltransferase, with amino-acid sequence MNYRVQPTAQVDETAEIGAGSSVWELAQIRENARLGEGCVVGRGAYVGSGVRIGDNVKLQNYALVYEPAELGDGVFVGPAVVLTNDHNPRSVDPEGKLKRGGDWEAVGVKVGEGASLGARSVCVAPVRVGRWAMVAAGAVVTRDVPDFALVVGVPARRIGWVGRSGVRLVERAGEEGVWECPQTGALYREKDGVLTEDGR
- a CDS encoding glycosyltransferase family 4 protein codes for the protein MNSHVLYLALGTYRVRATREQVKELASSGSRVSLVVLDAPEWREALEELGRLDGVSVLRVTPDKNGTAWGSAKRLAAARSGPFATADTVIAGDAQALPVAWIAKRRRPGVALMLEPYGAGRVVEPADLAVLTPWYPSPNNPYAGSFVQAATAAVAGNYDRVTVFHTEDWSGRGSAALSDAIRVTTDRLRERNALGHVVDTDEATVVRVPVPITSRKNYAPWVEAQVKALRSALPGGRIEAPVVHAHTGIYGGVLATRLARPDARVVVTEHASFLERVFAQAPAADLYEQVLERADAFLCVSAALREQVLRRFPQYADKVGVVPNPVSLDRFTPGPERSPELLRWLYLGRLVEPKGVKELLEAFALVAAEEPRATLTMVGHGTAEEELRARGAELGLGERFRILPPVAPEAVGPLMHGYDLLVHASRRETFGMTIVEAIASGLPVLTTRSGGPQETLRGIETLAGALMDVSDDPRVIVDAYRELRDRAGALDLPAAREVLESRIGCEAVGKRLVEVYGGAMPPVPDPEPETEPEAVDGAGAEAAGDAEPAGTQAPAEVEPAGSAEPAGSAPAVRPDEPVGRAVVLALPPAKPRRIVDFANHLVGKGVEVTLVTAQSPALWEGLRLDPDVPVVSIQDAEKKLHIPRAERFLVYRAPRAVLRRARRLAAKNREAIGPELAVATVQRAHTKVANAFHKKVFNRGYREVRPQLFARIAKQRVLPELRLDMVDTVFVSDINSTVTGWKWAKSHPHLKVTASLDRTAYDPE
- a CDS encoding helix-turn-helix domain-containing protein — its product is MRATGTSQSEAARRVGVNERTARDWDWGVKKTATTRTYVDGRRVDYATGTATMCGVTTASVGLTALDKQLHPRFLTLAEREQIRDLRAAGHSLRAIGRALGRPASTIKREIDANAGREGYQPYAAHRAAAARRPRPKDRKLLREGRLRRFVQDALRKRWSPEQICHALRMEHPDDESMRVSVETVYQALYFQARGGLKREVQAAIRSGRTRRKP
- a CDS encoding glycosyltransferase, whose product is MKNRSERRPRVLYLAFYFPPSRASGVYRARATANHLVEKGWDVTVCAAPLDFLYDVIGSVDEELSKTVDPRIRVERPSLNQYTWQHDLRDYSWLRRSFPLMAKRVYQLSQTKLFPERYSSWAWASVTRALKLHAKQRFDVVVATGNPFASFGAAWLFNKLTGVPYVMDYRDSWTLDLFHDEPAFPEGHIAWAWEKRMLDKASAAVFVNEALRGWHAERYPEVADRMMVVPNGWDADVLPETTGEPADERPAEEAAGQRRAPLKFTYLGTLTAKQPVEEMAEAFKIARRHPDLAGAELQIHGHLGFFKNSPGTLKARLGLQDGPRPEGVEDTGLRYCGPVSKTEVGRVYEEADVLVFLAGGGRYVTSGKIFEYMAFGHPIVSVHQPGIAAQDVLDGYPLWFNANSLDVEELAASMVAAGKAARDLTPEQRAEARRHADTYTREATLIPFEQRLRKIVEGR
- a CDS encoding glycosyltransferase family 4 protein; amino-acid sequence: MKQAASRDAAVVTPWYPTRELPFRGSFVQAMVAATAPGCDSFTVYHCDPWVAPMDAAATRAVEKANAKVMARAAHRVPTAGGAELISFPVTTPRGQDYGAQSRNHERQLRNLLGGKPIDADVVHAHVGLPSGWAALKNARPGAKVFVTEHASFLERVFQDPEAVELYDELLHGVTGFLVVGDKVTEVLERRFPHHADRILRIPNPISFDDPRPEPVKDLRSWLYLGSVTELKGVTWLVEAFAQCHAEDPSLTLTLVGEGPLRAPLTERVAELGLSGAVKLPGSIPHEQALELMRGHDLLVHPSRYETFGMTIVEGIAAGMPVLVTRCGGPEKTLAGIEDAAGELIDVEENAESISEGYRRLRARFLAGGLDLERAQAKLAADYGYEAVAQAHYRLWFPDSP